A portion of the Manihot esculenta cultivar AM560-2 chromosome 2, M.esculenta_v8, whole genome shotgun sequence genome contains these proteins:
- the LOC110610128 gene encoding organic cation/carnitine transporter 7, with protein MDKEGLVYTLDEGLVAVGFGKFQALVLVYAGLGYFAEAMEIMILSFVGLAVKTEWGLSSGQESLLTTVVFAGMLIGANSWGLLSDKYGRRKGLLGSTILTSIAGLMSTFSPNYTYLVILRFLVGIGLAGGPVFSSWFLEFVPSSNRGMWMVVFSTFWTFGTIFEASLAWIVMPRMSWRWLLAFSSLPSIALLLFYHLAPESPRYLCMKGRISDAHKILEKIALLNQTKLPTGMLVSDTTGLEEESCSASYNPLLSSAREKVSSPKSSFFTLFSTKLLQTTLLLWVLYLGNAFSYYGIVLLTSELSGPQSKCNSGILHLEKSLQEESLYMDVFITSLAELPGLLFSAIIVDRVGRKLSLTLMLVLASIFLLPLIYHQPAILRTILLFGARMCAIGTFTVACIYCPELYPTSVRTTGAGVASAVGRIGGMICPVVAVGLVNGCHVKEAIILFEVVIAISVVSVLLFPFETKGRELSDSIAAFHP; from the exons ATGGATAAAGAAGGCCTTGTTTACACTCTGGATGAGGGACTTGTTGCTGTGGGGTTTGGGAAGTTCCAAGCTCTTGTGCTTGTTTATGCTGGGCTTGGTTATTTTGCAGAAGCAATGGAAATTATGATTCTCTCTTTTGTGGGATTGGCAGTTAAGACAGAGTGGGGACTCTCCTCAGGCCAAGAGAGTCTACTGACAACTGTTGTTTTTGCTGGCATGCTAATTGGAGCAAATTCCTGGGGCCTTCTGTCAGACAAATATGGAAGGAG GAAGGGTCTTCTGGGCTCGACTATACTAACTAGTATAGCTGGATTGATGAGTACTTTCTCCCCAAATTATACATACCTGGTGATTCTTCGTTTTTTGGTTGGAATTGGCCTGGCTGGTGGACCAGTGTTCTCTTCTTGGTTTCTTGAGTTTGTTCCTTCTTCAAACAGAGGCATGTGGATGGTTGTTTTCTCAACTTTCTGGACATTTGGAACAATTTTTGAGGCTTCACTTGCATGG ATTGTGATGCCAAGAATGAGTTGGAGATGGTTACTTGCTTTCTCCTCTCTGCCATCAATTGCTCTACTTCTCTTTTATCATCTTGCACCAGAGTCTCCACGGTATCTATGCATGAAAGGTAGAATAAGCGATGCACATAAAATTCTGGAGAAAATAGCTCTACTCAACCAAACAAAACTCCCAACTGGGATGCTTGTTTCTGATACAACTGGATTGGAAGAAGAATCATGCTCGGCAAGCTATAATCCTCTACTTTCCTCTGCGAGAGAAAAAGTCTCGAGTCCTAAATCATCCTTCTTTACACTTTTCTCGACAAAATTACTTCAAACTACACTTCTCTTATGGGTTTTATACTTGGGAAATGCATTCTCATATTATGGTATTGTATTGCTTACCTCAGAACTAAGTGGTCCACAAAGCAAATGTAACTCAGGTATCTTGCATTTGGAAAAAAGCCTCCAGGAAGAGAGCCTGTACATGGATGTATTTATCACTAGTTTGGCAG AGCTTCCTGGTCTTCTTTTTTCTGCAATAATTGTGGATCGAGTTGGTCGCAAGCTTTCATTGACACTTATGCTTGTATTGGCTTCCATTTTTCTTCTGCCACTCATTTACCATCAGCCCGCAATTTTGAGAACAATACTGTTATTTGGAGCTCGCATGTGTGCCATTGGAACCTTTACAGTTGCATGCATATATTGCCCAGAG CTATACCCGACGTCGGTGAGGACAACCGGTGCTGGAGTAGCAAGTGCTGTGGGGAGGATTGGGGGGATGATATGCCCAGTTGTGGCTGTAGGACTGGTGAATGGCTGCCATGTCAAGGAGGCCATAATTCTGTTTGAGGTAGTAATAGCTATTTCAGTAGTTAGTGTTTTGTTGTTTCCATTTGAAACCAAAGGACGTGAGCTGAGTGATAGTATAGCTGCATTTCATCCTTAA